Proteins from a genomic interval of Helicobacter pylori Shi112:
- a CDS encoding polymer-forming cytoskeletal protein, with product MAIFDNNNKSANAKTGPATIIAQGTKIKGELHLDCHLHIDGELEGVVHSKSTVVIGQTGAVVGEIFANKLVVSGKFTGTVEAEVVEIMPLGRLDGKISSQELVVERKGILIGETHPKNLQGGALLINEQEKKIENK from the coding sequence ATGGCAATCTTTGATAACAATAATAAATCGGCTAATGCAAAAACAGGACCAGCGACTATCATCGCTCAAGGCACAAAAATAAAGGGGGAGCTTCATTTGGATTGCCATTTGCATATAGATGGCGAATTAGAAGGGGTGGTGCATTCTAAAAGCACGGTGGTGATCGGGCAAACCGGAGCGGTAGTGGGTGAGATTTTCGCTAATAAATTAGTGGTCAGTGGCAAATTTACTGGCACGGTGGAAGCGGAAGTGGTAGAAATCATGCCTTTAGGACGCCTTGATGGTAAAATCTCTAGCCAAGAGCTTGTGGTGGAAAGAAAGGGGATTTTGATTGGGGAAACGCACCCTAAAAACCTTCAAGGGGGGGCGTTGTTGATCAATGAGCAAGAAAAGAAAATTGAAAATAAATAG
- the secF gene encoding protein translocase subunit SecF produces MELFKQTRILNFMRYSNYGVVVSAILALLALGLLFFKGFSLGIDFAGGSLVQVRYTQNAPIKEVRDLFEKEARFKGVQVSEFGSKEEMLIKFPFVETAENEDLNAIVANILKPSGDFEIRKFDTVGPRVGSELKEKGILSLILALMAIMVYVSFRYEWRFALASVVALVHDVILVASSVIVFKIDMNLEVIAALLTLIGYSINDTIIIFDRIREEMLSQKTKNAIQAINEAISSTLTRTLLTSLTVFFVVLILCVFGSKIIIGFSLPMLIGTIVGTYSSIFIAPKVALLLGFDMDKYYENEARKIKKAQEKEKMRRLYEGGQV; encoded by the coding sequence ATGGAATTGTTCAAACAAACTAGAATCTTAAACTTCATGCGTTATTCCAATTATGGGGTGGTTGTTTCAGCGATCTTAGCGCTTTTAGCGTTGGGGCTTTTGTTTTTTAAGGGGTTTTCTTTAGGGATTGATTTTGCGGGGGGGAGTTTGGTGCAAGTGCGCTACACCCAAAACGCTCCCATTAAAGAAGTGCGCGATCTTTTTGAAAAAGAAGCTCGCTTCAAAGGCGTGCAAGTGAGCGAATTTGGCTCTAAAGAAGAAATGTTAATTAAATTCCCTTTTGTAGAAACGGCTGAAAATGAAGATCTGAACGCTATCGTGGCTAATATTTTAAAACCCAGTGGCGATTTTGAAATCCGTAAATTTGACACCGTGGGTCCTAGAGTGGGGAGCGAATTGAAAGAAAAGGGCATTTTGTCGCTGATTTTAGCGTTAATGGCGATCATGGTTTATGTGAGTTTCCGCTATGAATGGCGTTTTGCTTTAGCGAGCGTCGTTGCGCTTGTGCATGATGTGATTTTAGTGGCAAGCTCAGTGATTGTTTTTAAGATTGATATGAATTTGGAAGTGATTGCGGCTTTACTCACCTTGATTGGGTATTCCATTAATGATACGATCATTATTTTTGACAGGATCAGAGAAGAGATGCTCTCTCAAAAAACTAAAAATGCCATTCAAGCCATTAATGAAGCCATCTCTAGCACGCTCACGCGCACGCTTCTAACTTCTTTAACCGTGTTTTTTGTGGTGTTGATTTTGTGCGTGTTTGGGAGCAAGATCATTATTGGCTTTTCATTGCCAATGCTAATAGGCACGATTGTAGGGACTTATAGTTCTATTTTCATCGCCCCTAAAGTAGCGTTATTGTTGGGCTTTGATATGGATAAATACTATGAGAATGAGGCTAGAAAAATCAAAAAAGCTCAAGAGAAAGAAAAAATGCGCCGTTTGTATGAGGGCGGTCAAGTTTAA
- a CDS encoding DUF6394 family protein, whose translation MDWGRVIHVLFSLISLTTIAGFLYEPNTVVLFVALALNLISVTLKIGVCKRFASELLASSLATVLHLIPAFVFLQILNNLVSAYMLMIGALISNAFSLIFLLIESVVTSETD comes from the coding sequence ATGGATTGGGGTCGGGTCATTCATGTGCTGTTTAGCCTTATTTCTTTAACCACCATTGCAGGGTTTTTGTATGAGCCTAACACGGTGGTGTTGTTTGTAGCGTTGGCTTTAAATCTTATTTCTGTTACGCTTAAAATTGGGGTGTGTAAGCGTTTCGCTTCAGAGCTGTTAGCGAGCTCTTTAGCTACCGTGTTGCACCTCATACCGGCGTTTGTGTTTTTACAGATCTTAAATAATTTGGTTAGCGCTTACATGCTCATGATTGGGGCGTTGATTAGCAACGCTTTCAGTCTTATCTTTTTGTTGATTGAAAGCGTTGTAACGAGCGAAACGGATTAA
- the leuS gene encoding leucine--tRNA ligase yields the protein MDFINIEKKWQEFWWKNKSFEPKDDFNLPKKYILSMLPYPSGEIHMGHVRNYTIGDALARYYRLHHYNVLHPMGFDSFGMPAENAAIKHGIHPKTWTYENIENMQKEFETLGFSFSKNREFATSDPDYTKFEQQFFIDLWEKGLVYRKKAMLNWCPNDKTVLANEQVIDGRCWRCDTEVIQKELYQYYLKITNYAEELLKDLEALENHWPSQVLIMQKNWIGKSSGLQFGFKIADECLKACNGIQEIEVFTTRADTIYGVTYIAIAPEHPLVEHAIKQVSQEDSKIIKAILNTTQRERALEKKGVFLGIYAIHPLTKQKIPVWVANFALANYGSGALMGVPACDERDFEFANLYHIPIKVITQSSQNLPHTKEEVLKNSGEWSDLSSSVAREKIIAYFEKENLGKRVINYRLQDWGVSRQRYWGAPIPMIHCKHCGIVPETQLPVTLPEDIVIDGEGNPLEKHASWKFAQCPKCHKNALRETDTMDTFIQSSWYFLRYTTPKNQRENQAFDQNYLKYFMPVDTYIGGIEHAILHLLYARFFTKALRDLGYLNLDEPFKQLITQGMVLKDGAKMSKSKGNVVSPKEILKKYGADAARLFILFAAPPAKELEWNDNALEGAHRFIKRLYDKASAINPTTSKPEFKEVSLNEAEKLGRKKVYEALKKSHEIFNKAESAYSFNTLIASCMEALNALSAQNNERILCEGYFVLLQILEPIIPHTAWELSERLFKRENFKPIAIDESAFVEDFMTLGLTINGKRRAELKVNINADKEEIIILAKKELEKYLENASVKKEIYVPNKLVNFVIA from the coding sequence ATGGATTTTATCAATATAGAAAAAAAATGGCAAGAATTTTGGTGGAAAAATAAGAGTTTTGAGCCTAAAGACGATTTTAACCTCCCTAAAAAATACATTTTGAGCATGCTGCCTTATCCTAGTGGGGAAATCCACATGGGGCATGTGCGCAATTACACCATTGGCGACGCTTTGGCGCGTTATTATCGTTTACACCATTATAATGTGTTACACCCTATGGGGTTTGATTCTTTTGGGATGCCTGCAGAAAATGCGGCCATTAAGCATGGTATCCACCCTAAAACCTGGACTTATGAAAACATTGAAAACATGCAAAAAGAGTTTGAAACTTTAGGGTTTTCTTTTTCTAAAAATAGGGAATTTGCCACTTCAGATCCGGATTACACGAAATTTGAACAGCAATTTTTCATTGACTTGTGGGAAAAGGGGCTAGTCTATCGCAAGAAAGCCATGCTCAATTGGTGCCCTAACGATAAAACCGTTTTAGCTAATGAGCAAGTCATTGATGGGAGGTGTTGGCGTTGCGATACAGAAGTTATTCAAAAAGAACTCTATCAATATTATTTGAAGATCACAAATTACGCTGAAGAATTGCTCAAAGACTTAGAGGCTTTAGAAAACCATTGGCCTTCTCAAGTCCTAATTATGCAAAAAAACTGGATAGGGAAATCTAGCGGGTTGCAATTTGGTTTTAAAATCGCTGATGAGTGCTTGAAGGCTTGCAATGGCATTCAAGAAATTGAAGTTTTTACCACAAGAGCGGACACCATTTATGGCGTAACTTACATCGCCATCGCCCCAGAACACCCTTTAGTAGAGCATGCCATTAAGCAAGTGAGCCAAGAAGATTCAAAGATCATTAAAGCGATTTTAAACACGACTCAAAGAGAAAGAGCTTTAGAGAAAAAAGGGGTGTTTTTAGGCATTTACGCTATCCACCCTTTAACAAAGCAAAAAATCCCTGTTTGGGTGGCTAATTTCGCCCTAGCTAATTATGGCTCTGGGGCGTTAATGGGCGTGCCAGCCTGCGATGAAAGGGATTTTGAATTCGCTAATCTTTATCATATCCCTATTAAAGTGATCACTCAAAGCTCTCAAAATTTGCCTCACACCAAAGAAGAGGTTTTAAAAAATAGCGGGGAGTGGAGCGATCTTTCTAGCTCAGTGGCCAGAGAAAAAATCATCGCTTATTTTGAAAAAGAAAACCTCGGTAAAAGGGTGATCAACTACCGCTTGCAAGATTGGGGAGTGAGCCGCCAAAGGTATTGGGGAGCGCCAATTCCCATGATTCATTGCAAACATTGCGGGATTGTGCCTGAAACCCAACTGCCGGTAACTTTACCTGAAGACATTGTAATTGACGGGGAGGGCAATCCGTTAGAAAAGCATGCGAGTTGGAAATTCGCTCAATGCCCTAAATGCCACAAAAACGCTTTAAGAGAAACAGACACCATGGATACTTTCATCCAATCTAGTTGGTATTTCTTGCGCTACACCACGCCCAAAAATCAGCGTGAAAATCAAGCGTTTGATCAAAATTACTTGAAGTATTTCATGCCAGTGGACACTTACATTGGCGGCATTGAACATGCGATTTTGCACTTGTTATACGCGCGCTTTTTCACTAAGGCTTTAAGGGATTTGGGCTATCTTAATTTAGATGAGCCTTTTAAACAGCTTATCACTCAAGGCATGGTTTTAAAAGATGGCGCTAAGATGAGCAAATCTAAAGGCAATGTCGTTAGCCCTAAAGAGATACTTAAAAAATACGGGGCCGATGCGGCGAGGCTTTTTATCCTTTTTGCTGCCCCACCGGCTAAAGAGTTAGAATGGAATGACAACGCTTTAGAAGGCGCGCACCGGTTCATCAAGCGCTTATACGACAAAGCGAGCGCTATTAACCCCACTACTTCTAAGCCTGAATTTAAAGAAGTCAGCCTGAATGAAGCGGAAAAATTAGGGCGTAAAAAAGTCTATGAAGCGTTAAAAAAATCGCATGAAATTTTCAATAAGGCTGAAAGCGCTTACTCGTTTAACACTTTGATCGCAAGTTGCATGGAGGCTTTAAACGCTTTGAGCGCGCAAAATAATGAGCGGATTTTATGCGAGGGTTATTTTGTGTTGTTGCAAATTTTAGAGCCTATTATCCCGCACACGGCATGGGAGTTGAGCGAGAGGCTTTTTAAAAGAGAGAATTTTAAGCCTATAGCGATCGATGAAAGCGCTTTTGTGGAAGACTTTATGACTTTAGGGCTTACCATTAATGGCAAAAGGCGCGCGGAATTGAAAGTCAATATTAACGCCGATAAAGAAGAAATCATTATTTTGGCTAAAAAAGAATTAGAGAAATATTTAGAAAATGCGAGCGTTAAAAAAGAAATTTATGTGCCTAATAAGCTTGTTAATTTTGTTATCGCATGA
- the lptE gene encoding LPS assembly lipoprotein LptE — MRALLFFILLFLFKGCGYKPIAAYAQNALGDSIYVKLIVNLPNPENSVEFKDLMNRLVVQRFQSRLASEKDADSIIIIEITNVTDTSITQNKEGFTTFYRATVSVNYTYDNKRGTQKTFQDSGYYNYAVNLQDPLNTYQNRYYAINQAVEQTLTKFVAQIAYEGKFNNEK; from the coding sequence ATGAGGGCTTTACTTTTTTTTATTTTGTTATTTTTGTTCAAGGGCTGTGGGTATAAGCCCATCGCCGCTTACGCTCAAAACGCTTTAGGCGATAGCATATACGTGAAACTCATTGTGAATTTGCCTAACCCTGAAAACTCTGTAGAGTTTAAGGATTTGATGAATCGTTTAGTCGTGCAACGCTTCCAAAGCCGCTTAGCGAGTGAAAAGGATGCGGATTCTATCATTATTATAGAAATCACGAATGTAACCGATACGAGTATCACGCAAAATAAAGAGGGCTTTACGACTTTCTATCGCGCAACCGTGTCTGTGAATTACACCTACGATAATAAGAGAGGCACACAAAAGACTTTTCAAGATAGCGGGTATTATAATTACGCTGTGAATTTGCAAGACCCCCTTAATACCTACCAAAACCGCTATTATGCTATCAATCAGGCTGTGGAACAAACTTTGACTAAATTTGTGGCTCAAATCGCTTATGAGGGGAAATTCAATAATGAAAAATAG
- the secD gene encoding protein translocase subunit SecD: protein MKLFNSRLIVFICALLLGVGFSVPSLLETKGPKITLGLDLRGGLNMLLGVQTDEALKNKYLSLASALEYNAKKQNILLKDIKSSLEGISFELLDEDEAKKLDALLVELQGHSQFEIKKEAEFYSVKLTPLEQEELRKNTILQVIGIIRNRLDQFGLAEPVVIQQGKEEISVQLPGIKTLEEERRAKELISRSAHLQMMAVDEEHNKDAMKMTDLEAQKLGSVLLSDVEMGGKILLKAIPILDGEMLTDAKVVYDQNNQPVVSFTLDAQGAKIFGDFSGANVGKRMAIVLDNKVYSAPVIRERIGGGSGQISGNFSVAQASDLAIALRSGAMSAPIQVLEKRIIGPSLGKDSIKTSIIALVGGFILVMGFMVLYYSMAGVIACLALVVNLFLILAVMAIFGATLTLPGMAGIVLTVGIAVDANIIINERIREVLRENEGIAKAIHLGYINASRAIFDSNITSLIASVLLYAYGTGAIKGFALTTGIGILASIITAIVGTQGIYHALLPKLTQTKSLYFWFGVNKRA, encoded by the coding sequence ATGAAACTTTTTAACTCTCGCTTAATCGTTTTTATTTGTGCGCTTCTTTTAGGGGTAGGGTTTTCTGTGCCTTCTTTGCTAGAGACTAAAGGCCCTAAAATCACTTTAGGCTTGGATTTAAGGGGGGGGTTAAACATGCTTTTAGGGGTGCAAACCGATGAGGCTTTAAAAAACAAGTATTTAAGCTTGGCGTCCGCTTTAGAATACAACGCTAAAAAGCAAAATATCTTGCTTAAAGACATTAAATCCAGCCTAGAAGGGATCAGTTTTGAGCTTTTAGATGAAGATGAAGCGAAAAAATTAGACGCGCTTTTAGTGGAATTGCAAGGTCATAGCCAGTTTGAAATCAAAAAAGAAGCGGAATTTTATAGCGTGAAGCTCACCCCTTTAGAGCAAGAGGAATTGCGTAAAAACACGATTTTGCAAGTGATAGGGATCATTCGTAACCGCTTGGATCAATTTGGTTTGGCAGAGCCTGTAGTCATTCAGCAGGGTAAAGAAGAAATTTCGGTGCAATTGCCCGGTATTAAGACTCTAGAAGAAGAAAGGCGCGCTAAAGAGTTGATCTCTCGATCCGCTCATTTGCAGATGATGGCAGTGGATGAAGAACACAATAAAGATGCGATGAAAATGACGGATTTAGAGGCTCAAAAATTAGGCAGCGTGTTGTTATCGGATGTGGAAATGGGGGGTAAAATCTTGCTCAAAGCGATCCCCATTTTAGATGGCGAAATGCTTACAGATGCGAAAGTGGTGTATGATCAAAACAACCAGCCGGTGGTGAGCTTCACGCTAGATGCGCAAGGGGCTAAGATTTTTGGGGATTTCTCAGGCGCGAATGTGGGCAAACGTATGGCGATTGTTTTAGACAATAAGGTCTATTCAGCCCCGGTGATTAGGGAGCGTATTGGCGGGGGGAGCGGGCAAATTAGCGGGAATTTTAGCGTGGCTCAAGCGAGCGATTTAGCGATCGCTTTAAGGAGTGGGGCGATGAGCGCTCCCATTCAGGTTTTAGAAAAAAGGATTATAGGCCCGAGTTTAGGGAAAGACAGCATTAAAACTTCCATCATCGCTCTAGTTGGGGGCTTTATTTTGGTGATGGGCTTTATGGTGCTTTATTACTCCATGGCGGGGGTGATCGCTTGTTTGGCGTTAGTGGTCAATCTTTTTTTGATTCTGGCGGTCATGGCGATTTTTGGAGCGACGCTGACTTTACCGGGAATGGCGGGGATTGTTTTAACCGTGGGGATTGCTGTGGATGCTAATATCATTATCAACGAACGCATTAGAGAGGTTTTAAGAGAGAATGAAGGCATCGCTAAGGCGATCCATTTAGGCTATATCAATGCGAGCCGGGCGATTTTTGATTCTAATATCACTTCCTTGATCGCTTCAGTGTTATTATACGCTTATGGCACAGGAGCGATTAAAGGCTTTGCCCTAACCACAGGCATTGGGATTTTAGCCTCTATTATCACCGCTATTGTAGGCACGCAAGGGATTTATCACGCCCTTTTACCTAAACTCACCCAAACAAAAAGCCTTTATTTTTGGTTTGGCGTGAATAAAAGAGCTTAG
- the csd1 gene encoding peptidoglycan DD-metalloendopeptidase Csd1: protein MFLDRRLIVMVTDSKGSRYINVHILFRQIGLYALLSVVGSLLFLGISLLVLNKEIKNIDKQHALITKEFEKKRETNEKLSLQMDEFLDDLQLSGERINDLEEVVGVNRPEEKEEGNFSSRLDVAGITGLQKSFIMRLIPNDYPLESYRRVSAAFNKRIHPILHVLHNHTGLDLSTAINTPVYASASGVVGLASMGWNGGYGNLIKVFHPFGFKTYYAHLNKIIVKTGEFVKKGQLIGYSGNTGMSTGPHLHYEVRFLNQPINPMSFTKWNMRDFEEVFNKERSIRWQSLITIINRLMQKQDQRLSSLKAQK from the coding sequence GTGTTTTTGGATAGGCGTTTGATTGTGATGGTTACGGACTCTAAAGGGAGCCGTTATATTAATGTTCATATCTTATTCCGTCAAATTGGCTTGTATGCGCTTTTGAGCGTTGTGGGATCTTTATTGTTTTTAGGCATTTCGCTACTGGTTTTAAATAAAGAGATTAAAAACATTGACAAGCAGCATGCTTTAATCACTAAGGAATTTGAGAAAAAAAGAGAGACGAATGAAAAACTTTCTTTGCAAATGGATGAATTTTTAGACGATTTGCAACTTTCAGGGGAGCGCATCAACGATTTAGAAGAAGTGGTGGGAGTGAATAGGCCTGAAGAAAAAGAAGAGGGCAATTTTTCTAGCCGCTTAGATGTCGCTGGGATTACTGGGCTTCAAAAAAGCTTTATCATGCGCCTTATCCCTAATGACTACCCGCTAGAATCCTATCGGCGCGTTTCAGCCGCCTTTAATAAAAGAATCCACCCTATTTTGCATGTGTTGCACAACCATACCGGGCTTGACTTAAGCACCGCTATTAACACCCCTGTGTATGCGAGTGCAAGCGGGGTAGTGGGGTTAGCGAGTATGGGGTGGAATGGGGGGTATGGGAATTTGATTAAAGTTTTCCACCCTTTTGGTTTTAAAACCTACTACGCCCATTTGAATAAAATCATCGTAAAAACGGGCGAATTTGTCAAAAAAGGGCAGTTGATTGGGTATAGTGGTAATACAGGGATGAGCACAGGGCCGCATTTGCATTATGAAGTGCGTTTTTTAAATCAGCCCATAAACCCCATGAGTTTCACTAAATGGAACATGAGGGATTTTGAAGAAGTTTTCAATAAAGAAAGGAGCATCAGATGGCAATCTTTGATAACAATAATAAATCGGCTAATGCAAAAACAGGACCAGCGACTATCATCGCTCAAGGCACAAAAATAA
- a CDS encoding bifunctional folylpolyglutamate synthase/dihydrofolate synthase, translated as MKNSHGLKAFLETKPKEYHKFDPSRFIQIYKDFKNAFFEIQAKVIHVVGTNGKGSTGRFLTLLLADQNFKVLHFTSPHVFEFRERFFLNGSVVKESVLENAHQQLQSHAFSSACSYFEYATLLAVMLAKDCDYLVLEAGLGGEFDSTNALEKTLSVFTPIDYDHKEFLGDSLESIAQTKLKAMGSLNIIAPQQELVLNVAQKIAKEKHAKLILVQNEISKGVRDYIERHHLAHFLAMNLEVALKAFETLMPCKEQEVLKNLKPLDLIGRCELLSPNILIDVGHNPHSAKALKEEIKRIFNAKVILIYNCYQDKDAFLVLEILKPVVKKVLILELHQERVIKLEKLKGILETLGLEYALFEDLKENENYLVYGSFLVANAFYKRYQKKRD; from the coding sequence ATGAAAAATAGCCATGGATTAAAGGCGTTTTTAGAAACAAAGCCTAAAGAATACCACAAGTTTGACCCTAGCCGTTTCATTCAAATTTATAAAGATTTTAAAAACGCTTTTTTTGAGATTCAAGCGAAAGTCATTCATGTGGTAGGGACTAATGGCAAGGGCAGCACGGGGCGGTTTTTAACCCTTTTATTAGCCGATCAAAATTTTAAGGTGTTGCATTTCACCTCCCCTCATGTTTTTGAATTTAGGGAGCGCTTTTTTTTGAATGGTTCTGTTGTTAAAGAAAGCGTTTTAGAAAACGCCCACCAGCAATTGCAATCACACGCTTTCAGCAGCGCTTGCTCGTATTTTGAATACGCTACCTTACTGGCCGTCATGCTCGCTAAAGATTGCGATTATTTGGTTTTAGAAGCAGGGCTTGGAGGGGAGTTTGACAGCACGAACGCTTTAGAAAAAACTCTAAGCGTTTTCACCCCCATTGATTATGACCATAAGGAATTTTTAGGGGATAGTTTAGAAAGCATTGCGCAAACTAAATTAAAAGCGATGGGCTCTCTTAACATCATCGCTCCCCAACAAGAACTGGTTTTAAATGTGGCTCAAAAAATCGCCAAAGAAAAACACGCAAAATTGATTTTAGTCCAAAATGAAATTTCAAAAGGAGTCAGGGATTATATTGAACGCCACCATTTAGCCCATTTTTTAGCGATGAATTTAGAAGTGGCTCTAAAAGCGTTTGAAACGCTTATGCCATGCAAAGAACAAGAAGTTTTAAAAAACCTAAAGCCCTTGGATTTAATCGGCCGTTGCGAGCTTTTAAGCCCTAATATCTTAATAGATGTCGGGCATAACCCCCATAGCGCCAAAGCCTTAAAAGAAGAAATCAAACGCATTTTTAACGCTAAAGTCATTTTAATTTATAATTGCTATCAAGATAAGGACGCTTTTTTGGTGCTAGAAATTTTAAAGCCTGTGGTTAAAAAGGTTTTGATTTTAGAATTGCATCAAGAAAGGGTTATCAAGTTAGAAAAGCTTAAAGGGATTTTAGAAACTTTAGGGTTAGAATACGCTTTGTTTGAAGATTTGAAAGAAAATGAAAATTATTTGGTGTATGGCTCATTTCTGGTAGCCAACGCTTTTTATAAGCGCTATCAAAAGAAGAGGGATTGA
- the csd2 gene encoding M23B family cell shape-determining DD-metalloendopeptidase Csd2: MPQNQLMITIIDESGSKQLKFSKNLKRNLIISVVIFLLIVGLGVGFLKFLIAKMDTMTAQRNAVLRDFRDLYQKNYTLTKEIKNKREELFVVGQKIRTIESLIEVKRGANGGVHLYDEVDLENLNLAQKHLALMLIPNGMPLKTYSAIKPTKERNHPIKKIKGVESGIDFIAPLNTPVYASADGIVDFVKTNSNVGYGNLVRIEHAFGFSSIYTHLDHVNVQPKSFIQKGQLIGYSGKSGNSGGEKLHYEVRFLGKILDAQKFLAWDLDHFQSALEENKFIEWKNLFWVLEDIVQLQEHVDKDALIGQ, from the coding sequence ATGCCACAAAACCAGCTCATGATCACCATCATTGATGAATCAGGCTCTAAACAGCTCAAATTTTCTAAAAATTTAAAACGCAACCTCATCATTTCTGTTGTTATTTTTTTGTTGATCGTGGGGCTTGGCGTGGGGTTTTTAAAATTTTTAATCGCTAAAATGGATACGATGACAGCACAAAGGAATGCGGTTTTAAGGGATTTTAGGGATTTGTATCAAAAAAATTACACTTTAACAAAAGAGATTAAAAACAAGCGAGAAGAGCTCTTTGTTGTGGGGCAAAAGATTCGCACGATAGAATCCTTGATTGAAGTCAAAAGAGGGGCTAATGGGGGCGTGCATCTTTATGATGAAGTGGATTTAGAAAATTTGAATTTGGCCCAAAAACATTTAGCGCTCATGCTCATTCCTAATGGCATGCCCTTGAAAACTTATAGCGCTATCAAACCCACCAAAGAAAGGAACCACCCCATTAAAAAAATTAAGGGCGTTGAATCCGGGATTGATTTTATCGCGCCATTGAACACGCCTGTTTATGCGAGCGCTGATGGGATTGTGGATTTTGTGAAGACCAATTCTAATGTGGGGTATGGGAACTTGGTGCGCATTGAACATGCGTTTGGTTTTAGCTCCATTTACACGCATTTAGATCATGTCAATGTGCAGCCCAAAAGCTTTATCCAAAAAGGGCAGTTGATTGGCTATAGCGGGAAGAGCGGTAATAGCGGCGGCGAAAAATTGCATTATGAAGTGCGCTTTTTGGGTAAAATTTTAGACGCGCAAAAATTTCTAGCATGGGATTTAGATCATTTTCAAAGCGCTTTAGAAGAAAATAAATTTATTGAATGGAAGAATTTGTTTTGGGTTTTAGAAGACATTGTCCAGCTCCAAGAGCATGTGGATAAAGATGCGCTCATAGGCCAGTAA